One region of Anas acuta chromosome Z, bAnaAcu1.1, whole genome shotgun sequence genomic DNA includes:
- the FEM1C gene encoding protein fem-1 homolog C: MDLKTAVFNAARDGKLRLLSKLLASKTREEVAVLVSEKTNGATPLLMAARYGHLEMVEYLLEHCAASIEVGGSVNFDGETIEGAPPLWAASAAGHLKVVQCLLDHGASVNNTTLTNSTPLRAACFDGHLEIVKYLVEHKADLEVSNRHGHTCLMISCYKGHKEIAQYLLEKGADVNRKSVKGNTALHDCAESGSLEIMKMLLKYCAKMEKDGYGMTPLLSASVTGHTNIVDFLTQHVQTSKAECINALELLGATFVDKKRDLLGALKYWKRAMEMRYSDRTNILSKPVPQTLIMAYDYAKEVNSSEELENLIADPDEMRMQALLIRERILGPSHPDTSYYIRYRGAVYADSGNFKRCINLWKYALDMQQNNLDPLSPMTASSLLSFAELFSFMLQDRAKGLLGTTVTFDDLMGILCKSVLEIERAMKQTQCPPDPIQLNKALSIILHLICLLEKVPCSSEQEYFKKQTIYRFLKLQPRGKNNFSPLHLAVDNNTTCVGRYPVCKFPSLQVTAILVECGADVNVRDSDNNSPLHIAALNNHPDIMNLLIKSGSHFDATNSHKQTASDLLDEKEIAKNLIQPINHTTLQCLAARVIANHNIYYTGHIPEKLEDFVLLHR; encoded by the exons ATGGATCTGAAGACGGCCGTGTTCAACGCGGCCCGCGATGGCAAGCTGCGGCTGCTCTCCAAGCTGCTGGCCAGCAAGACGCGGGAGGAGGTGGCGGTGCTGGTGTCGGAGAAGACCAACGGGGCCACGCCGCTGCTGATGGCGGCCCGCTACGGTCACCTTGAGATGGTGGAGTACCTGCTGGAGCACTGCGCCGCCTCCATCGAGGTCGGCGGCTCGGTCAACTTCGATGGCGAGACCATCGAGGGGGCCCCGCCGCTCTGGGCGGCCTCGGCTGCCGGCCACCTGAAGGTGGTCCAGTGCCTGCTGGACCACGGCGCCTCGGTCAACAACACCACCCTGACCAACTCGACCCCGCTGCGGGCCGCCTGCTTCGACGGGCACCTGGAGATCGTGAAGTACCTGGTGGAGCACAAGGCGGACCTGGAGGTGTCGAACCGCCACGGGCACACCTGCCTGATGATCTCCTGCTACAAAGGCCACAAGGAGATCGCCCAGTATCTGCTCGAGAAGGGAGCTGATGTCAACAGGAAAAGCGTTAAGG GAAACACCGCATTACACGATTGTGCAGAATCTGGAAGTTTGGAGATCATGAAGATGCTTCTCAAGTATTGTGCTAAAATGGAAAAGGATGGTTATGGAATGACTCCCCTGCTGTCAGCTAGTGTGACAGGCCACACAAATATCGTGGACTTTCTGACCCAGCACGTACAGACCAGTAAGGCTGAATGCATAAATGCCCTGGAACTTCTAGGAGCAACGTTTGTGGACAAAAAGAGAGATCTGCTTGGTGCTTTGAAATACTGGAAGCGAGCTATGGAGATGAGATACAGTGACAGGACTAATATCCTGAGCAAACCTGTGCCACAAACACTAATTATGGCCTATGATTATGCTAAAGAGGTAAACAGCTCAGAAGAGCTAGAAAATCTTATTGCAGATCCTGACGAAATGAGAATGCAGGCACTATTGATTAGAGAACGTATTCTTGGCCCTTCTCACCCAGATACATCCTACTACATTAGATACAGAGGTGCTGTCTATGCAGACTCTGGAAACTTTAAGCGTTGCATCAACTTATGGAAATACGCTTTGGACATGCAGCAGAACAACTTAGATCCGCTGAGCCCTATGACGGCCAGCAGTTTGCTGTCATTTGCTGAGCTTTTCTCCTTCATGCTGCAGGATAGGGCGAAAGGCCTACTGGGCACTACTGTTACCTTTGATGATCTGATGGGCATACTGTGCAAAAGTGTCCTAGAAATAGAGCGGGCCATGAAACAAACCCAGTGTCCTCCTGATCCAATACAGTTGAACAAAGCCCTAtccattattttgcatttaatctGCTTGTTGGAGAAAGTACCTTGCAGCTCAGAACAGGagtattttaagaaacagactATTTACAGGTTTCTTAAGCTTCAGCCTAGAgggaaaaataacttcagtcCGCTTCACCTTGCTGTTGACAATAATACTACATGTGTGGGTCGCTACCCAGTTTGTAAATTCCCTTCTCTACAAGTTACTGCTATCCTGGTGGAATGTGGTGCTGATGTAAATGTCAGAGACTCTGATAACAACAGTCCGTTACACATTGCTGCACTGAACAACCATCCAGACATCATGAATCTTCTCATCAAGTCAGGTTCACACTTCGATGCCACAAACTCACATAAACAAACTGCTAGCGATTTGCTGGATGAGAAGGAAATAGCAAAGAATTTAATCCAGCCCATAAATCATACTACGTtgcagtgcctggctgctcgTGTTATAGCGAATCATAACATATACTACACAGGCCACATCCCTGAAAAACTAGAGGACTTTGTTTTGCTCCACAGATGA